The following are encoded in a window of Eschrichtius robustus isolate mEscRob2 chromosome 1, mEscRob2.pri, whole genome shotgun sequence genomic DNA:
- the RDH12 gene encoding retinol dehydrogenase 12: MLVFLGLLTSFLSFLYVTAPSIRKFFAGGVCGTNMQLPGKVVVITGANTGIGKETARELARRGARVYIACRDVLKGESAASEIRADTKNSQVLVRKLDLSDTKSIRAFAEGFRAEEKQLHILINNAGVMMCPYSKTADGFETHLGVNHLGHFLLTHLLLGQLKESAPARVVNLSSVVHLAGKIRFHDLQGEKSYNRGFAYCHSKLANVLFTRELAKRLQGTGVTTYAVHPGIVRSELVRHSFLLCLLWRLFSPFLKTAREGAQTSLHCALAEGLEPLSGKYFSDCKKTWVSPRARNNKTAERLWNVSCELLGIRWE; this comes from the exons ATGCTGGTTTTCTTAGGACTGCtcacctccttcctttctttcctgtatGTGACAGCTCCATCCATCAG GAAGTTCTTTGCTGGTGGGGTCTGTGGAACAAACATGCAGCTTCCCGGGAAGGTGGTGGTGATCACCGGTGCCAACACAGGCATCGGCAAGGAGACAGCCAGAGAGCTTGCTCGCAGAG GAGCCCGAGTATACATTGCCTGCCGAGATGTACTGAAGGGGGAGTCTGCTGCCAGTGAAATCCGAGCCGATACAAAGAACTCCCAGGTGCTGGTACGGAAACTGGACCTATCTGATACCAAATCCATCCGAGCCTTTGCTGAGGGCTTCCGGGCAG AGGAAAAGCAGCTTCATATTCTGATCAACAATGCAGGAGTGATGATGTGCCCATATTCCAAGACAGCTGATGGCTTTGAAACCCACCTGGGAGTCAACCACCTGG GCCACTTCCTTCTCACCCACTTGCTCCTGGGGCAGCTGAAGGAGTCCGCTCCTGCACGGGTGGTGAACCTGTCATCAGTGGTCCACCTCGCTGGCAAGATTCGCTTCCATGACCTCCAGGGTGAGAAGTCCTACAACCGGGGTTTTGCTTATTGCCACAGCAAGCTGGCCAATGTGCTCTTTACTCGTGAGCTGGCCAAGAGGCTCCAAG GCACGGGGGTCACCACCTACGCAGTGCACCCAGGCATCGTCCGCTCTGAACTGGTCCGACACTCCTTCCTGCTGTGCCTGCTCTGGCGGCTCTTCTCCCCCTTCCTCAAGACGGCGAGGGAGGGGGCCCAGACCAGCTTGCACTGCGCCCTGGCTGAGGGCTTGGAGCCCCTGAGCGGCAAGTACTTCAG TGACTGCAAGAAGACCTGGGTGTCTCCAAGGGCCCGGAATAACAAAACGGCTGAGCGCTTGTGGAACGTCAGCTGCGAGCTACTGGGAATCCGGTGGGAGTAG